A genome region from Arthrobacter sp. V1I9 includes the following:
- a CDS encoding cell wall metabolism sensor histidine kinase WalK produces MLGAVGIGVWVVDAGGRTVLTNKAMQADPALAGLTQTAGQGGLHLADRSSPVPPHLSPVSRAISGSTIADELYWVGDPADQAHQRAYSVGTHGIRAGEGEDCGSVLTFVDVTSLISALAAKDNFVATVSHELRTPLTSILGYLELVLDEPGHEEIQAELLVVHRNAQHLLGLVNDLIAVASERMELSLEDTDLARLLADVVDSTIPKAATNGLQLVLDVEQPLPARVDPNRIRQVIGNLLSNAIKYSPEGGRITVLAGRSGAELVCSITDTGVGMSADEQEQAFTKFFRSARSRETAIPGAGLGLPVSKTIIEAHGGTIRLNSSPGAGTTATFTIPCADS; encoded by the coding sequence GTGCTCGGAGCAGTAGGAATTGGTGTTTGGGTGGTGGATGCCGGGGGCAGGACCGTCCTGACGAACAAGGCCATGCAGGCTGATCCAGCGCTGGCAGGCCTCACCCAAACGGCTGGCCAGGGCGGGCTTCACCTCGCCGACCGGTCCTCCCCTGTGCCCCCGCACCTGTCCCCTGTTTCGCGTGCGATCAGCGGTTCCACCATTGCCGATGAGCTGTATTGGGTCGGAGACCCGGCCGATCAAGCACACCAGCGTGCCTATTCGGTGGGCACCCACGGCATACGTGCCGGGGAAGGGGAGGACTGCGGTTCCGTCCTGACATTCGTGGACGTGACGAGCCTCATCAGCGCGCTGGCTGCCAAGGACAATTTCGTTGCTACCGTTTCCCACGAGCTTCGCACACCGCTGACATCGATCCTCGGCTACCTTGAGCTGGTATTGGACGAGCCAGGCCACGAGGAGATCCAGGCGGAGCTTTTGGTGGTGCACCGCAATGCCCAACACCTGCTGGGCTTGGTTAACGACCTCATCGCGGTGGCGTCGGAGCGCATGGAACTGTCCTTGGAGGACACGGACCTGGCAAGGCTGCTGGCCGATGTAGTTGACTCGACAATTCCCAAGGCGGCAACGAACGGGCTCCAACTGGTACTCGACGTTGAGCAGCCATTGCCCGCCCGGGTGGACCCGAACCGGATTCGCCAAGTGATTGGTAACCTCCTCTCCAACGCAATCAAGTACTCGCCCGAGGGGGGACGGATCACAGTGCTGGCTGGAAGGAGCGGGGCGGAGCTTGTGTGTTCAATTACGGATACCGGCGTAGGCATGAGCGCCGACGAGCAGGAGCAGGCGTTTACGAAGTTCTTCCGGTCAGCGCGGTCCCGTGAAACAGCAATCCCCGGCGCCGGCCTGGGCTTGCCGGTCAGCAAAACGATTATCGAAGCGCACGGCGGAACAATAAGGCTCAACAGCTCTCCCGGCGCGGGTACCACGGCAACATTCACCATCCCGTGCGCTGATAGCTAA
- a CDS encoding tripartite tricarboxylate transporter permease, whose protein sequence is MDFLNPVINGFAVVLEPTNLLYCLVGVVIGMLIGVLPGLGPAATIAILLPLTYNVEPVTAIIMLAGIFYGAQYGGTITSVLLRLPGEASSVVTVFDGYQMAKQGRAGTALGLASIGSFVGGTAAIIGLTLLAPIVASFALDFGAPEYTALAMLGILLVATISSGSKAKALIAAALGLLLATVGRDIFTGESRFTFGSLQLADGIDFVPIAMGIFGLGEILYNLEERHRAAKAPSKVANVWPSRKDLKQASGAIGRGSVLGFFLGILPGGGATIASMASYAMEKKRAKQPERFGKGAPEGVAGPETANNAAATSSFIPLLTLGIPANATMALMFGALLIQGVTPGPQLVEQNPELFWGVVNSMYIGNILLLIMSLPLVGIFVRILRVRAAILAPVTALITLLGAYTINNSMFDVTLVVVFGIVGYLMKKFGFEPGPLVLAFVLGELLESSMRRSLLMFGGEPLGFFGRPISATLLVVFVLVAVLPAVRTAIAKRKRTSTATTSAVTPDI, encoded by the coding sequence GTGGATTTTCTCAATCCCGTTATCAACGGATTCGCGGTAGTCCTGGAGCCCACCAACCTCCTTTACTGCCTGGTCGGCGTCGTGATCGGCATGCTGATCGGTGTGCTGCCGGGCCTCGGGCCCGCGGCAACCATCGCCATCCTGCTCCCGCTGACGTACAACGTGGAACCGGTCACCGCCATCATTATGCTGGCCGGCATCTTCTACGGCGCACAGTACGGCGGCACCATCACCTCGGTGCTCCTGCGGCTGCCCGGTGAAGCTTCCTCGGTGGTCACCGTGTTCGACGGCTACCAGATGGCGAAACAGGGCAGGGCAGGCACGGCGCTTGGCCTGGCATCCATCGGCTCCTTCGTCGGCGGAACAGCAGCCATCATCGGATTGACGTTGCTCGCACCCATCGTGGCGAGCTTCGCTCTGGATTTCGGTGCGCCCGAGTACACCGCCCTGGCGATGCTAGGCATCCTCCTCGTTGCCACCATCAGCAGCGGATCGAAAGCCAAGGCCCTGATCGCCGCGGCGCTCGGACTGCTCCTCGCTACCGTTGGCCGGGACATCTTCACCGGCGAAAGCCGGTTCACCTTCGGCAGCCTGCAACTCGCAGACGGCATCGACTTCGTGCCGATCGCCATGGGTATCTTCGGCCTGGGCGAGATCCTCTACAACCTGGAGGAGCGGCACCGCGCTGCCAAGGCGCCGTCGAAGGTGGCCAACGTCTGGCCTTCCCGCAAAGACCTCAAGCAGGCTTCCGGAGCTATCGGCCGTGGATCCGTGCTGGGCTTCTTCCTGGGAATCCTCCCCGGGGGTGGCGCGACTATTGCTTCCATGGCCTCCTACGCCATGGAGAAGAAGCGGGCCAAGCAGCCGGAGCGTTTCGGCAAGGGTGCCCCCGAGGGCGTGGCCGGACCGGAAACGGCCAACAACGCCGCGGCCACATCGTCCTTCATACCGCTGCTGACGCTCGGCATTCCCGCCAACGCCACCATGGCTCTGATGTTCGGCGCGTTGCTGATCCAGGGGGTAACCCCCGGCCCTCAGCTCGTGGAGCAGAACCCCGAACTTTTTTGGGGCGTGGTGAACTCCATGTACATCGGCAACATCCTGCTGCTCATCATGAGCCTGCCGCTCGTGGGAATCTTCGTGAGGATCCTCCGGGTCCGCGCCGCCATCCTGGCACCCGTCACAGCCCTCATTACGCTGCTGGGTGCCTACACCATCAACAACAGCATGTTTGATGTGACGCTCGTGGTGGTCTTCGGCATCGTCGGCTACCTCATGAAGAAGTTCGGCTTCGAACCGGGCCCCCTGGTGCTGGCCTTCGTGCTGGGTGAACTGCTGGAAAGCTCGATGCGGCGCTCCCTGCTGATGTTCGGCGGCGAGCCCCTCGGCTTCTTCGGCCGTCCCATCTCCGCCACCCTGCTGGTGGTCTTCGTCCTGGTAGCTGTGCTTCCGGCCGTCCGCACTGCCATCGCCAAGCGCAAGCGCACTTCAACTGCCACAACATCAGCCGTCACGCCGGACATCTAA
- a CDS encoding beta-glucoside-specific PTS transporter subunit IIABC, whose amino-acid sequence MATVDYRSLAGDILQGVGGETNIASATHCATRLRLKLRDDAKADTAAIEKLPGVITVMQAGGQYQVVIGNDVPTVYAELGRITKLTGDAAAADEEPAQHGNIFNRFIDMISSIFSPVIWPLAAAGLLKAFLSLATQLGWLDPASQTNVILAATADALFYFLPMFLAVTAAKRFKANQFTSMAIGGALVYPSIVALAAQAEPVSFMGLPMVMMNYTSSVIPIIVAVWLQGYLERFNTRVLPSAIRNFTTPLLTLVVMVPLVLMTVGPVTTFAAQSLSAGITAAFTFAPWLAGAIMGGFWQVFVLFGLHWGLVPGMLNEIATQGHSLLMGPLLPAVLAQAGATLAVMFRTRNKARRTVAGPAALSGFLAGITEPGIYGVNLPLKTPFYFGIAGGVVGGAIVAVGGSGATSFVFPSLLGLPAFSTVGSFALLMLGTGIAIAVAFLLTFFFGPREAEEAASDAGTSVPETAADTHEAAAPVPTSAATGTTSRTATGTVEVLAPVAGQAVALADVQDKVFASGAMGKGLGIIPADGRIYSPISGSIKAAMKTGHAFGIKSDDGVEVLVHIGIDTVQLQGRGFESAVTRGQQVRAGDLLAVVDLDVVTEAGYDTTTLVMVTNTAQLAGVDPVAGGTLAQGETAITVQV is encoded by the coding sequence ATGGCAACTGTGGACTACCGGTCGCTGGCCGGAGATATCTTGCAGGGAGTGGGCGGCGAGACCAACATCGCCAGCGCCACCCACTGCGCAACGCGGCTCCGGCTTAAGCTGCGGGACGACGCAAAGGCCGACACGGCCGCCATCGAAAAACTGCCCGGCGTGATCACAGTGATGCAGGCGGGCGGCCAGTACCAGGTGGTCATCGGCAACGATGTCCCCACGGTCTACGCCGAGCTCGGCAGGATCACAAAGCTCACCGGGGACGCCGCGGCGGCTGACGAGGAGCCGGCCCAGCACGGCAACATCTTCAACCGCTTCATCGACATGATCTCCTCGATCTTCTCGCCGGTCATCTGGCCGCTGGCCGCAGCCGGCCTGCTCAAGGCGTTCCTGAGCCTGGCAACACAGCTCGGCTGGCTGGATCCGGCGTCCCAGACCAACGTGATCCTGGCCGCCACCGCGGATGCCCTGTTCTACTTCCTGCCGATGTTCCTGGCGGTTACCGCCGCGAAGAGGTTCAAAGCGAACCAGTTCACCTCGATGGCCATCGGCGGTGCGCTGGTCTACCCGAGCATTGTGGCGCTCGCCGCCCAGGCCGAACCGGTCAGCTTCATGGGCCTGCCGATGGTGATGATGAACTACACCAGTTCCGTCATCCCGATCATCGTGGCCGTCTGGCTGCAGGGCTACCTGGAGCGCTTCAACACCCGAGTGCTCCCGTCCGCGATCCGGAACTTCACCACTCCGCTGCTGACCCTGGTGGTTATGGTCCCGCTGGTCCTGATGACAGTCGGCCCCGTCACCACCTTTGCCGCCCAGAGCCTCTCGGCGGGCATCACTGCGGCTTTTACCTTCGCTCCCTGGCTCGCCGGCGCCATCATGGGCGGCTTCTGGCAGGTCTTTGTCCTCTTCGGCCTGCACTGGGGACTCGTCCCGGGCATGCTGAACGAGATCGCCACGCAGGGCCACTCCCTGCTGATGGGCCCGCTGCTGCCGGCGGTGCTGGCGCAGGCCGGCGCAACCCTCGCCGTGATGTTCCGGACCCGCAACAAGGCCCGCCGCACGGTGGCCGGCCCTGCTGCACTATCGGGCTTCCTGGCAGGCATTACCGAACCAGGCATCTACGGTGTCAACCTGCCGCTGAAGACGCCGTTTTACTTCGGCATCGCGGGCGGTGTGGTGGGCGGCGCCATCGTGGCTGTCGGCGGCAGCGGAGCCACGTCCTTTGTGTTCCCGTCACTGCTGGGTTTGCCCGCGTTCAGCACTGTGGGCAGCTTCGCCCTCCTGATGCTCGGGACCGGCATCGCCATCGCCGTTGCCTTCCTCCTGACGTTCTTCTTCGGCCCGCGTGAGGCGGAAGAAGCAGCGTCCGACGCCGGCACTTCCGTTCCCGAAACGGCTGCGGATACGCATGAGGCTGCTGCGCCCGTCCCGACTTCCGCAGCGACCGGCACCACGAGCCGCACTGCCACCGGCACCGTTGAGGTCCTCGCCCCCGTCGCCGGACAGGCAGTTGCGCTGGCCGACGTCCAGGACAAGGTGTTCGCCTCGGGCGCCATGGGCAAGGGCCTGGGCATCATCCCGGCGGACGGCCGCATCTACTCGCCGATTTCCGGCTCCATCAAGGCGGCCATGAAGACCGGCCACGCTTTCGGCATCAAGTCCGACGACGGCGTGGAGGTCCTGGTCCACATCGGCATCGACACCGTCCAGCTCCAGGGCCGCGGGTTCGAATCCGCCGTTACCCGCGGCCAGCAGGTCCGTGCAGGCGACCTGCTCGCCGTCGTCGACCTGGACGTGGTAACCGAAGCAGGCTATGACACCACCACCCTGGTGATGGTCACCAACACCGCCCAGCTGGCGGGCGTCGACCCGGTGGCCGGCGGTACCCTCGCCCAGGGCGAGACCGCCATCACCGTCCAGGTCTGA
- a CDS encoding tripartite tricarboxylate transporter TctB family protein: MKGTPAGPTGGSTSTAASGGDTPHSLQDEVLDDLTPEQLAAQWEEEKPPAAGALANAASSLVVLGVGIAAGILSMAMGLGTPATPQPGLWPFIISCVMVALGLFQLIAGRHNRDAEKFTRMSTAPLTGLVTLAAMVALMPLIGFELPALALCVIWMRFLGGETWRSTLVVSASVVIGFYAIFVLALNTSIPHLF; this comes from the coding sequence GTGAAAGGAACCCCCGCAGGACCCACCGGAGGCAGCACCAGTACTGCTGCCTCCGGCGGGGACACCCCGCACTCCCTCCAGGACGAAGTTCTGGACGACCTGACGCCGGAGCAGCTGGCAGCACAGTGGGAGGAGGAAAAGCCTCCCGCAGCCGGCGCCCTCGCCAACGCTGCGTCGTCGTTGGTGGTCCTTGGCGTCGGCATTGCTGCAGGCATTCTTTCGATGGCCATGGGGCTGGGCACTCCGGCCACCCCACAGCCCGGCCTTTGGCCGTTCATCATCAGCTGCGTCATGGTGGCCCTGGGACTGTTCCAGCTGATTGCCGGCCGCCACAACCGGGACGCGGAAAAGTTCACGCGCATGTCCACCGCGCCGCTGACCGGCCTGGTGACCCTCGCTGCGATGGTGGCCCTGATGCCGCTGATCGGCTTTGAACTGCCCGCGCTGGCGCTGTGCGTCATCTGGATGCGCTTCCTCGGCGGTGAAACCTGGCGCTCCACCCTGGTGGTCAGCGCGAGCGTCGTTATTGGTTTTTATGCCATCTTCGTCCTCGCCCTGAACACCTCAATTCCCCACCTCTTCTAG
- the radA gene encoding DNA repair protein RadA codes for MATKTSRASKVPAYKCAECGWTTVKWVGRCGECQAWGTVEETGAAVARTTAATTVLEPARRIAEVDATTAAFLPTGVDELDRVLGGGLVPGAVILLAGEPGVGKSTLLLDVAAKFARTAQDVLYVTGEESAAQVKLRAERIDAVAESLYLSAETDLGQALGQVEKIEPRLLIVDSVQTLSSADVDGSAGGVSQVREVAASIIAAAKRRNMTTLLVGHVTKDGSIAGPRLLEHLVDVVCQFEGERHSRLRLLRAVKNRYGPTDDVGCFDLNENGIEGLADPSGLFVSRTKEPVSGTCITVTMEGRRPLLAEVQSLLAESPNSQPRRATSGLDSSRVSMLLAVLQQRAGTMLHKDDSYVATVGGVKLSEPATDLAVALAVASAKARKPLPIRLIAFGEVGLAGEVRPVPGINQRIQEAHRLGFTHAVVPASHTGPGPVPAGFSVREVEHLTEALSLLIG; via the coding sequence ATGGCAACAAAGACTTCCCGGGCGTCCAAGGTGCCCGCCTACAAGTGCGCTGAGTGCGGCTGGACCACGGTCAAATGGGTGGGCCGGTGCGGTGAGTGCCAGGCGTGGGGCACAGTTGAGGAAACGGGAGCCGCTGTTGCGCGAACGACGGCGGCCACCACTGTTCTGGAGCCGGCGCGCCGGATCGCCGAGGTGGACGCCACCACGGCTGCGTTCCTGCCCACGGGCGTTGATGAACTGGACCGGGTTCTGGGGGGCGGGCTGGTGCCGGGTGCAGTCATCCTGCTGGCGGGTGAACCCGGTGTGGGCAAGTCCACGCTGCTGTTGGACGTCGCGGCAAAGTTTGCCCGGACCGCGCAGGACGTGCTCTATGTGACCGGTGAGGAATCGGCAGCACAGGTCAAGCTCCGTGCCGAGCGAATCGACGCCGTCGCGGAATCGCTGTACCTTTCTGCGGAAACCGATTTGGGCCAGGCGCTGGGGCAGGTGGAGAAGATCGAGCCCCGGCTCCTGATCGTGGACTCCGTGCAGACCCTCAGCAGCGCCGATGTGGATGGCAGCGCCGGCGGTGTTTCGCAGGTCCGTGAAGTGGCTGCCTCCATCATTGCCGCGGCCAAGCGGCGGAACATGACAACCCTGCTCGTGGGCCATGTGACCAAGGACGGCTCCATCGCCGGGCCGCGGCTGCTGGAGCATTTGGTGGACGTGGTCTGCCAGTTCGAGGGCGAACGCCATTCCCGGCTGCGGCTGCTCCGCGCCGTCAAGAACCGCTACGGACCCACCGACGACGTCGGGTGCTTCGACCTGAACGAGAACGGCATCGAAGGGCTCGCCGATCCCAGCGGCCTGTTCGTCAGCCGCACCAAGGAGCCGGTTTCAGGCACGTGCATCACCGTAACGATGGAGGGCCGGCGTCCGCTGCTGGCGGAGGTGCAGTCGCTGCTCGCCGAAAGCCCCAACTCGCAGCCCCGGCGGGCCACCAGCGGCCTGGACAGCTCCCGGGTTTCCATGCTCCTGGCTGTCCTGCAGCAGCGCGCAGGCACCATGCTGCACAAGGACGATTCCTACGTGGCCACGGTGGGGGGCGTGAAGCTGAGTGAACCTGCCACGGACCTCGCTGTTGCCCTTGCGGTGGCCTCAGCCAAGGCCCGCAAGCCCCTACCGATCCGCCTGATTGCCTTTGGCGAGGTGGGCCTGGCCGGTGAGGTCCGCCCGGTCCCCGGCATTAACCAGCGCATCCAGGAGGCTCACCGGCTGGGGTTCACGCACGCCGTAGTTCCTGCAAGCCACACCGGGCCGGGGCCGGTTCCGGCCGGCTTCTCGGTCCGCGAAGTGGAGCACTTGACGGAGGCCCTGAGTCTGCTGATTGGATAG
- a CDS encoding NUDIX domain-containing protein codes for MPVFSAGILLHRRTNPGGLEVWIAHMGGPFWARKDAQAWSIPKGEYSEDEEPLAAALREFAEEMGSPAPAADYQQLGQFRQPSGKIITVFTAEQDFRPEQIVSNTFPLEWPKGSGRIQHYPEIDDARWFPEAEARLKLVKGQLPVLDALAEHVRR; via the coding sequence ATGCCGGTTTTCAGCGCAGGAATACTGCTGCACAGGAGGACAAACCCGGGCGGCCTGGAGGTCTGGATAGCCCACATGGGCGGACCGTTCTGGGCGCGCAAGGACGCGCAGGCGTGGTCAATCCCGAAGGGCGAATACAGCGAGGACGAGGAGCCGCTGGCGGCAGCCCTGCGGGAGTTCGCCGAAGAAATGGGCTCCCCCGCCCCCGCCGCGGACTACCAGCAACTCGGACAGTTCCGGCAGCCGTCCGGCAAGATCATCACGGTCTTCACCGCGGAGCAGGACTTCCGGCCCGAGCAGATCGTCAGCAACACCTTCCCGCTGGAGTGGCCCAAAGGTTCAGGCCGGATCCAGCATTATCCGGAAATCGATGACGCCCGCTGGTTTCCGGAAGCGGAAGCGCGGCTCAAGCTGGTGAAGGGCCAGCTACCGGTCCTGGATGCCCTGGCGGAACACGTCCGCCGTTGA
- a CDS encoding universal stress protein yields MSIIVGFVPTPAGQAALTAGIAEAKLRNEDLVIVNSARQGALVDKSVATEDVLAQAARRAADVGVTATVIQPPYQHDLADEFLDVARDVDASLIVIGLRHRTQVGKFILGSHAQQILMQADRPVLAVKADGGNF; encoded by the coding sequence ATGAGCATCATCGTTGGATTCGTCCCCACACCCGCAGGACAGGCCGCACTCACGGCAGGCATCGCCGAAGCGAAGCTCCGGAACGAGGACCTTGTGATCGTCAATTCGGCGCGGCAGGGTGCCCTGGTGGACAAGTCAGTGGCGACGGAGGACGTCCTGGCGCAGGCCGCCAGGCGTGCTGCCGACGTCGGAGTAACGGCAACTGTCATTCAGCCGCCCTACCAGCACGACCTGGCCGATGAGTTCCTTGACGTCGCCAGGGATGTTGATGCCTCGCTCATCGTTATTGGCTTGCGGCACCGCACCCAGGTGGGCAAGTTCATCCTGGGAAGCCACGCCCAGCAGATCCTGATGCAGGCCGACCGGCCCGTCCTGGCCGTCAAGGCCGACGGCGGCAACTTCTAG